A single Mus caroli chromosome 15, CAROLI_EIJ_v1.1, whole genome shotgun sequence DNA region contains:
- the Wdr70 gene encoding WD repeat-containing protein 70 isoform X2, which produces MEHSGTSEVTGADTAGPDPQLAVTMGFTGFGKKARTFDLEAMFEQTRRTAVERSRKTLAEPVFGRLGQRWLSPLLVDPDSIEHCDTH; this is translated from the exons ATGGAGCACTCGGGAACCAGCGAAG TGACCGGCGCAGACACGGCGGGACCCGACCCTCAGCTGGCGGTCACCATGGGCTTCACAGGATTCG GGAAGAAAGCGCGCACATTTGACTTGGAGGCCATGTTTGAGCAAACTCGAAGGACAGCGGTGGAAAGAAGCCGGAAAACACTGG CGGAACCAGTATTTGGAAGGCTGGGCCAGAGGTGGCTGTCACCATTGCTTGTTGACCCAGACAGTATAGAACATTGTGACACACACTGA